A window of the Ipomoea triloba cultivar NCNSP0323 chromosome 14, ASM357664v1 genome harbors these coding sequences:
- the LOC116003586 gene encoding putative E3 ubiquitin-protein ligase XBAT31, producing MVFDRNQSVKIGVLRIIYGKTTARETYGCCPLSSAVSAVRLPAPSLHFTVSCYNNTNKYIYIQSCAFTFRHLSHNPERHRSRRCPPPSPPKQHIRTMGQELSCRPREEKGLFTAVQGGDVEMVEAVLQRDPSLVRRATVYDRHSALHIAAANGHIQILTVLLNRSINPDLLNRHKQTPLMLAAMYGKIFCVQKLIEAGANILVFDSLHGRTCLHYAAYYGHSDCLKAILSAARTSHVAVSWGYARFVNVRDGKGATPLHLASRQRQPECVHMLLDNGALVCASTSGYGFPGSSPLHLAARGGSLDCIRELLAWGADRLQKDVSGRIPYTVALRYHHGACAALLNPSSAEPLVWPSPLKFISELNKEAKALLEQALMEANKEREKNILKGTSNALPPPHFEAGSDGKIPEAGDTEVCCICFDQLCSIEVRDCGHQMCAHCVLALCCHNKPDPKTTVAAVPLCPFCRSSIAQLSAIEVKGGDSEQDAYSKTTMKARRSRNMNEGSSSFKGLSSGVGSLGRIGGCGLGKIAAENQWINKPSSLGS from the exons ATGGTTTTTGACAGAAACCAATCCGTAAAGATTGGCGTTTTGAGGATTATTTATGGCAAAACGACTGCCCGAGAAACATATGGCTGCTGCCCGTTGTCTTCTGCAGTATCAGCTGTCCGCCTGCCCGCTCCCTCTCTCCATTTCACGGTCAGCTGCTAcaataacacaaataaatatatatatatacagtctTGCGCCTTCACATTCCGCCATCTCTCCCATAACCCAGAACGCCACCGCTCAAGGCGGTGCCCTCCCCCCTCCCCGCCAAAACAACACATTAGAACAATGGGTCAGGAACTGAGTTGCAGACCCAGAGAAGAAAAGGGGTTGTTTACCGCCGTGCAGGGCGGAGATGTGGAAATGGTGGAGGCGGTGTTGCAGAGAGACCCAAGTCTTGTTCGACGCGCCACAGTGTATGATCGCCACTCTGCTTTGCACATAGCTGCGGCCAATGGCCACATCCAG ATTCTCACTGTGCTGTTAAACCGATCTATTAACCCAGATTTGTTAAATCGCCATAAACAG ACTCCATTGATGTTAGCCGCCATGTATGGGAAGATCTTTTGTGTGCAAAAACTCATTGAAGCTGGAGCCAAC ATATTGGTGTTTGATTCACTTCATGGAAGAACATGCTTACACTATGCTGCTTACTATGGCCATTCTGATTGCCTTAAAGCAATTCTTTCTGCCGCTCGCACATCCCATGTTGCTGTTTCCTG GGGATATGCTCGATTTGTGAATGTTAGGGATGGCAAAGGAGCAACTCCTTTGCACTTGGCGTCCCGCCAAAGACAGCCTGAATGTGTTCATATGTTATTAGATAATGGAGCTCTGGTCTGTGCATCTACAAGTGGATATGG TTTTCCGGGTAGTAGTCCCCTTCATTTGGCTGCAAGAGGGGGTTCTCTTGATTGCATCCGCGAATTATTGGCATGGGGAGCAGATCGACTTCAAAAAGATGTGTCTGG GAGAATACCTTACACAGTTGCGTTGAGATATCATCACGGTGCGTGTGCAGCTTTGCTAAATCCTTCGTCTGCAGAACCGCTTGTATGGCCTTCACCGCTTAAGTTCATAAGCGAGTTAAATAAAGAGGCAAAAGCTTTACTAGAGCAGGCCCTAATGGAGGCAAATAAAGAGAGGGAAAAGAATATTTTAAAGGGGACGTCTAACGCACTGCCTCCTCCTCATTTTGAAGCGGGGTCTGATGGCAAAATTCCCGAG GCGGGCGATACAGAAGTGTGTTGCATATGTTTCGATCAGCTCTGCTCGATTGAAGTCCGAGATTGTGGACACCAAATGTGTGCGCATTGTGTGCTGGCATTGTGCTGTCATAACAAGCCGGACCCTAAAACGACCGTGGCTGCTGTGCCATTGTGCCCTTTCTGCCGGAGCAGCATTGCACAACTAAGCGCCATCGAGGTTAAAGGCGGGGACAGTGAGCAGGATGCCTACTCGAAGACGACAATGAAGGCTAGGAGGTCGAGGAACATGAATGAAGGGAGTAGCAGCTTCAAGGGGCTATCATCGGGCGTGGGATCGCTTGGCAGAATAGGCGGGTGCGGGTTGGGAAAAATTGCAGCTGAAAATCAATGGATCAATAAGCCCTCAAGCCTTGGTTCTTAG